The Bombus fervidus isolate BK054 chromosome 1, iyBomFerv1, whole genome shotgun sequence genome includes a window with the following:
- the LOC139993221 gene encoding uncharacterized protein isoform X1, translated as MLSDVKVGIKLRPLIQQEQDENLSMQWIVKGNSIVSLDQETNKWRDNEFQFDYSFDVNTRNSKVFDSIIKSIVDATIDGFNGTIFFYGQFHSGKTYTVTGTSEDPGIIPLTAEYIFNAISNIIQCEFLLRVSYLEIRDEKINDLLDMNQIDLELYKDNNGQIIVKCTEKITNSSDDMLSIMKEGIKNKHISSHSIFQIIIESQQIEGDSNNTVQLSQLNLVDLAGFTKVHCTKGIEEHQTDISLFTLESIITQISKSQNAQEHIGYHNSKLTELLQSSLSGNALIAVICTVTPAALEETYYTLLFGSHIKKIKTKPQRNKVMSDASLLHYAKQVKLEQIRNGNSSIEVEEVESNKLQQKCHLLEERIKLLKTQTISGYEKNCEKALNYKSKRREIWCNPGMIKPYFPVFHTQTCLPTIKEISPEKLHKKNIMQSVDINETFQTDLESEAIDYEVDYEIKVNNNIGNEHVKCMKSDNLFLMPETQDTLIQTSRNQICPSTPKSILRECIVDLTTQLTELREFTTLEKQLTCEGNHCCKHNIGEQAEIQFVCDGFKNNRIDKYSPNYVIQLEEEKDKLAVEVKLKSQELAEIKDDVRSLKLDIEKFEKTIYLLTNENMEMSNKLSVENERSKETELNFQTTITELYTQISKITEEKINLEGDITVLNEQLESFRSKTTGQYNNEQLLIEHQNKIDALKTENIELSTIIADKNKELENVKESKSLLYDHDCVYKDKVTLLTEKNKCLMQENNELSSDLMDKIEESDILKEQYDILNNKMILIKNVDSKNDIEELRLENNILKAKIAELKMKITILTNENAKISNNLLESMEDFDNPCNEKVNSNSLHLSIVPDNSEKSNETMEKILQGESYEELSNKVIVLQDKVTHLSRLNKKLSDLKLSSCGQCEHLKKISESRRAFKLEAKILNHKLEDLQKKFNQKCEDTEALKLKVNQELNISFTDTPLNTSFVDRMNVSFVEEKVQHLNNELRTLKHDHDELSVSYIKKCDELENLHNETKIEHLQNNIEQVKEDIDEIKKNSAHFVSMLSKFRTEKENLLDQINTLRSDNEALQQKVAEKEILAAIATEKAQILENELSCMNKELEQFFVKEKLMQTEKMTLEIQLEGLKVENENKGNLITKLNGTTDDLNGCILSLKHELDLTTNQKKELTILTENIKCKYKNELELLKRQCDKLEQEKQKSIETEKHVTLRVNELESYIGKLKIDLEKQKNLHCELNTIKEHMIKELKSFKLNSLDFLNKTADEIFIIFLQTIMLKEEEVIKEMRELLEKDKLKLEDEKRQSADTEKRAVLWAKELEIENEKLHVDLTKTECLCIKKQDEINQLKHLIKESNHEKEILKEKMEVLETDFNNLQSEFDKQCKVDIQQKGQASIVAQKREKQVQEALKYKEIELQSNMKSEKERYEKKIEELVCTIEIHKTKNLELKNNIEGLEANEKQLKNIIEANSSELKVTNQTIYKMTLDFEHLTEAYNELNRDVKEKASRIENITALLKNKCDMLSEYKTKFETIIPDYEILQNQVKERKESIERYKEEIERLKMEKEKQIEEIKDKLNSEEIKNTGLNKQLNELNSKNIALIEELDNLKEVCEQLRQVNAKLERKIRNSTSKIKAEADMEELKDVNKRLQNNLEGASNRIIELQESKNKTFKELVNLKNQYELLSQENAELKKTLSLHKSRENTSYLFAEDSKYDTLLQEKNKIALQLEGKKLLLSQKDKEIVEYVSQINDLIIKKKELDNQLKDKMYIQQAENKLVNELTKKLTTLEEENKEMKDQLKTFKTVTQTNIKQVGDTKLDNEKFIDTLKKRNSELQIKFNEYQTELELKSSSSDSRSTSPAFENNRRRHSRNEIFNQRRQLEDVIIDTDPNEDRQTCQVLRKKIHELELQLVTKHGQISALEIQIQSENFPYLQKCKELQELLLTSRKKNAELSSEIRKLQRTLNDINAWECDICRRWRINRREQACQTFNNAQQLFTINNEIIKDDTKIMKLEKEKAIIKDVCRARCRQIRELEDKVRELEEAQTSHLKCIEFLKERSNQQHTSMVHFNKQFDLEKNMEL; from the exons atgttaagcGATGTTAAGGTGGGAATCAAATTGAGGCCTTTGATTCAACAAGAACaagatgaaaatttatcaatgcAATGGATTGTAAAAGGAAATTCGATTGTTTCATTAGATCAAGAGACAAATAAGTGGAGGGATAATGAATTTCAGTTTG attatAGCTTTGATGTAAATACAAGAAATTCCAAAGTATTTGATAGTATTATAAAATCTATTGTTGATGCTACTATAGATGGTTTTAAtggaacaatatttttttatggtCAGTTTCATTCTGGTAAAACATACACAGTGACAGGCACTTCAGAAGATCCAGGCATAATACCACTTACTGctgaatacatatttaatgctatttcaaatatcattcaatgtgaatttttattaag GGTATCTTATTTAGAAATTCGCGATGAGAAAATAAATGACTTATTAGATATGAATCAAATTGATTTAGAATTATATAAAGATAACAACGGacaaataattgttaaatgtacagaaaaaattacaaattcttcAGATGATATGTTATCTATAATGAAAGAAGGAATTAAGAATAAACATATTAGTAGTCATAgtatatttcaaatt ATAATTGAAAGTCAACAAATTGAAGGAGATTCAAACAATACTGTACAATTATCACAATTAAATTTGGTAGATCTTGCTGGTTTTACAAAAGTTCATTGTACAAAAGGTATTGAAGAACATCAAACTGATATATCTCTTTTTACTCTAGAATCAATAATTACACAAATAAGTAAGTCACAAAATGCCCAAGAACATATTGGTTATCATAATAGTAAATTAACAGAATTACTGCAGTCATCATTAAGTGGCAATGCTTTAATAGCTGTAATATGTACAGTAACACCTGCTGCTTTAGAGGAAACATATTACACTCTATT GTTTGGATCAcatattaaaaagattaaaactAAACCACAAAGAAACAAAGTTATGTCTGATGCATCGCTTCTTCATTATGCAAAACAAGTGAAATTAGAG cAAATAAGAAATGGAAACTCATCTATAGAAGTAGAAGAAGTAGAATCTAACAAACTACAACAGAAATGTCACTTGTTAGAGgaacgtataaaattattaaagactCAAACTATTTCTGgatatgaaaaaaattgtgaaaaagCACTTAACTATAAGtctaaaagaagagaaatttgGTGTAATCCTGGAATGATCAAACCGTATTTCCCTGTATTTCATACTCAAACTTGCTTACCaacaataaaagaaatttcaccTGAGAAACTACATAAAAAAAACATTATGCAATCAGTTGACATAAAtgaaa CATTTCAGACAGATCTTGAATCAGAAGCAATTGATTATGAAGTAGACTATGAAATCAAagtgaataataatattggtaATGAACATGTTAAATGTATGAAAAgtgataatttatttctaatgcCAGAAACACAAGATACTTTGATACAAACTTctag AAATCAAATATGTCCTTCTACACCAAAAAGTATTTTACGGGAATGTATCGTGGACTTGACAACGCAACTTACTGAACTTCGTGAATTCACGACTTTAGAGAAACAACTTACGTGTGAAGGAAACCATTGTTGCAAACAT AACATAGGAGAACAAGCGGAAATACAGTTTGTTTGTGATGgttttaaaaataacagaattgataaatattctccaaattatgtaatacaattagaagaagagaaagataaaTTAGCAGTAGAGGTAAAGTTAAAAAGTCAAGAATTGGCCGAAATAAAGGATGATGTTCGAAGCCTTAAATtagatatagaaaaatttgaaaaaactatttatttattaacaaatgaaaatatggAAATGTCAAATAAATTGTCCGTTGAAAACGAACGTTCGAAAGAAactgaattaaattttcaaacaacaATTACTGAGCTTTACACACAGATTTCGAAAATTACGgaagaaaagattaatttagaAGGCGATATAACTGTCTTAAACGAACAATTAGAATCATTTCGCTCAAAAACCACAGGACAATACAATAATGAACAATTACTAATTGAACATCAGAATAAAATTGATGCACtgaaaacagaaaatattgaattatcaACTATTATTGCAGATAAAAATAAGGAACttgaaaatgttaaagaaaGTAAATCGCTATTATATGACCATGATTGTGTTTATAAGGATAAAGTCACATTATTgactgaaaaaaataaatgtttaatgcAAGAAAATAATGAACTTTCCTCTGATCTAATGGATAAAATTGAGGAAAGTGATATATTGAAAGAACAGTatgatattttgaataataaaatgattttaataaaaaacgtAGATTCCAAAAACGACATAGAAGAATTAAGATtggaaaacaatattttaaaagctaAGATAgcagaattaaaaatgaaaataacaatattaactAATGAAAATGCAAAGATTTCCAATAATCTATTAGAAAGTATGGAGGATTTTGATAACCCATGCAATGAAAAAGTAAATAGCAATTCATTGCATTTATCTATAGTACCTGATAATTCTGAAAAATCAAATGAGACTATGGAGAAAATATTACAAGGAGAAAGTTACGAAGAACTGTCaaataaggttatagtattaCAGGACAAAGTTACTCATCTAtctcgtttaaataaaaaattaagtgattTAAAATTATCATCCTGTGGTCAATGTGAGCATTTAAAGAAGATAAGTGAGAGTCGTAGAGCTTTTAAACttgaagcaaaaattttaaatcacaAATTGGAAGACTTACAAAAAAAGTTCAATCAGAAATGTGAGGATACTGAAGCATTAAAACTTAAGGTTAATCAAGAGTTGAATATAAGTTTTACTGATACACCCTTGAACACTAGTTTTGTAGATAGAATGAATGTAAGCTTTGTAGAGGAGAAGGTTCAACACTTAAATAACGAATTACGGACTTTGAAGCATGACCACGATGAACTTTCAGtttcatatataaaaaaatgtgacGAACTTGAAAACCTTCATAATGAAACGAAAATCGAGCACCTTCAAAATAATATCGAACAAGTGAAAGAAGATatagatgaaataaaaaaaaatagtgcaCATTTTGTTTCTATGCTTAGTAAATTTAGGacggaaaaagaaaacttATTAGACCAAATCAATACACTAAGAAGCGATAATGAAGCGTTACAACAAAAAGTAGCAGAAAAAGAGATATTAGCAGCTATAGCTACAGAGAAAGCTCAAATTCTTGAGAATGAATTATCATGTATGAATAAAGAACTCGAACAGTTTTTTgtgaaagaaaaactaatgCAGACCGAAAAAATGACACTAGAAATACAACTAGAAGGTTTAAaggttgaaaatgaaaataaaggtAATCTTATTACTAAATTAAATGGAACGACTGATGATTTGAATGGATGTATATTATCACTGAAACATGAATTAGATTTAACAACAAACCAAAAAAAGGAATTAACTATATtaactgaaaatattaaatgtaaatataaaaatgaattagaaCTTCTAAAAAGGCAATGTGATAAATTAGAACAAGAAAAGCAAAAAAGTATAGAAACAGAAAAACATGTAACACTGCGAGTAAATGAATTAGAGTCATATATAGGAAAACTTAAAATAGATttggaaaaacaaaaaaacttACATTGTGAGTTAAATACTATCAAGGAACATATGatcaaagaattaaaatcatttaaattgaattctttagattttttaaataaaactgcagacgaaattttcatcatttttttgCAAACGATCAtgttgaaagaagaagaagtaattaaagaaatgagAGAATTACTcgaaaaagataaattaaaattagaggATGAAAAGCGACAAAGTGCAGATACTGAAAAGCGCGCAGTGTTATGGGCTAAAGAATtggaaatagaaaatgaaaaattacacgtTGATTTAACAAAAACGGAGtgtttatgtataaaaaagcaagatgaaattaaccaattaaaaCACCTTATAAAAGAAAGTAATCATGAAAAGGAGATacttaaagaaaaaatggaaGTGCTAGAAActgatttcaataatttacaaagcgaatttgacaaacaatgcaaagTAGATATTCAACAGAAAGGACAAGCATCTATTGTTGCacaaaaacgagaaaaacaaGTACAAGAAGCTCttaaatacaaagaaattgAACTTCAGTCTAATATGAAATCTGAAAAGGAACggtatgaaaagaaaatagaagagTTAGTTTGCACTATAGAAAtccataaaacaaaaaacctAGAATTGAAAAACAATATTGAAGGGCTTGAAGCTAATGAAAAacagttgaaaaatattatagaagcAAATTCCTCAGAACTGAAAGTAACCAATCaaactatttataaaatgacacTTGATTTTGAACATCTCACAGAAGCTTATAACGAATTAAACCGcgatgtaaaagaaaaagcgtCTCGAATTGAAAACATCACAGCACTTTTGAAAAACAAATGTGACATGCTATCCgaatataaaactaaattcGAAACTATTATACCAGATTATGAAATACTACAAAATCaagttaaagaaagaaaagaaagcatagaacgatataaagaagaaatagaaagattgaaaatggaaaaggaaaaacaaattgaagaaatcaaagataaattaaattcagaagaaataaaaaataccggattaaataaacaattaaacgaattaaataGCAAAAATATTGCTTTGATAGAAGAATTAGATAACTTAAAAGAAGTATGTGAACAATTGCGACAAGTAAATGCGAAATTAGAAAGAAAGATTAGAAATAGtacaagtaaaataaaagCTGAAGCAGACATGGAAGAATTAAAAGATGTAAATAAAAGGTTGCAAAATAACTTGGAAGGTGCAAGTAACCGTATAATTGAACTGCAggaaagcaaaaataaaactttcaaagaattagttaatttaaaaaatcaatatgaATTACTGTCCCAAGAAAATGCTGAACTAAAGAAAACTTTATCATTACACAAATCCAGAGAAAATACTTCATATTTATTTGCAGAAGATAGTAAATATGATACACTTCttcaagaaaagaataaaattgcacTACAATTAGaaggtaaaaaattattattgtcaCAAAAAGATAAAGAGATTGTAGAATATGTAAGTCAAATCAATGatttgattattaaaaaaaaagaacttgaTAAccaattaaaagataaaatgtaCATTCAGCAAGCTGAAAATAAATTGGTTAATGAATTAACGAAAAAGTTAACAActttagaagaagaaaataaagaaatgaaagatcaacttaaaacgtttaaaacaGTAACACAAACTAACATAAAACAGGTAGGAGATACAAAGTTagacaatgaaaaatttattgatactctgaaaaaaaggaattcggaattacaaattaaatttaatgagTATCAAACTGAATTGGAACTAAAAAGTAGCAGTAGCGATTCAAGATCTACTAGTCCAGCTTTTGAAAACAACAGAAGAAGACATAGTAGGAATGAGATATTTAATCAAAGAAGACAATTGGAAGATGTAATAATTGATACAGATCCCAATGAAGATAGACAAACGTGTCAagtattaagaaaaaaaattcatgaaTTAGAATTGCAACTAGTAACAAAACATGGACAAATTTCAGCATTAGAAATCCAAATCCAGAGTGAAAATTTTCCTTATCTACAAAAATGTAAGGAATTGCAGGAACTTCTGCTCACATCTCGCAAAAAG aatgcTGAACTTAGTTCTGAGATAAGAAAACTTCAGAGGACTCTAAACGACATTAACGCGTGGGAATGTGACATATGTAGACGATGGCGAATTAATAGAAGAGAACAAGCATGTCAAACATTTAATAATGCGCAACAACTTTTTacgataaataacgaaataattaag GATGatacaaaaataatgaaattggaaaaagagaaagcaaTAATAAAAGATGTATGTCGTGCACGATGCCGACAAATAAGAGAATTGGAGGATAAAGTAAGAGAATTAGAAGAAGCACAGACATCACATTTAAAGTGCAttgaatttttgaaagaaagaTCTAATCAACAACATACTTCCATGGTGCACTTCAATAAACAATTTGACTTGGAAAAAAATATGGAACTGTGA